The Mustela nigripes isolate SB6536 chromosome 4, MUSNIG.SB6536, whole genome shotgun sequence genome includes a window with the following:
- the LOC132016453 gene encoding olfactory receptor 6E1-like: MPMEMRNWTTVQEFTLEGFPAIQHLGKVLFFVHLLAYLASIAGNVVIVTVTCADSRLHTPMYFFLSIFSFLECCFISAVIPKLLLIFLLGKQTISFLACFIQAFVFVFVGATGFLLIAVMSLDRYVAICKPLHYPTIMNLKTCFLLVTACLALAFPLITGLVVTVSQLSFCGPDIIPHFFCDLGPLIHLSCSDTRSIEMLAFVLTSFILLTSLIITTIAYSNIVVTVLRLPSAKEKQKAFSTCSSHLIVLSLMYGSCVFIYVKPKQTNRLDSNREAALVNTVVTPLLNPVIYTLRNKQVHQALR; this comes from the coding sequence ATGCCCATGGAAATGAGGAATTGGACAACTGTCCAAGAATTCACCTTGGAGGGGTTTCCTGCCATCCAGCACCTGGGAAAGGTCCTCTTCTTTGTACACCTGCTGGCGTACTTGGCATCCATTGCAGGTAATGTGGTCATAGTCACCGTCACCTGTGCTGACTCCAGGCTCCACACACCTATGTACTTTTTCCTCAGCATCTTTTCCTTCTTGGAGTGTTGTTTCATAAGTGCCGTTATTCCCAAGTTGTTGCTCATCTTTCTCTTAGGCAAACAAACCATTTCCTTTCTGGCCTGTTTCATACAAGCATTTGTCTTTGTATTTGTGGGAGCAACAGGTTTCCTCCTCATAGCAGTGATGTCTCTGGATCGGTATGTGGCCATTTGCAAGCCTCTGCATTACCCGACCATCATGAACCTGAAGACTTGCTTCCTCCTGGTCACTGCCTGCTTGGCTTTGGCCTTCCCTCTCATCACTGGGCTGGTAGTAACAGTTTCCCAGTTATCCTTCTGTGGCCCCGATATTATCCCCCACtttttctgtgaccttggccCCCTGATTCATCTCTCCTGTTCTGACACCAGGTCTATTGAAATGTTGGCTTTTGTCCTCACTTCCTTTATCTTGTTGACATCCCTTATCATAACTACCATTGCATACAGCAACATAGTAGTCACAGTCCTGCGACTCCCATCAgccaaggagaaacagaaagcttTCTCTACCTGTTCCTCTCACCTCATAGTTCTCTCACTGATGTACGGCAgctgtgtgtttatatatgtgaaaCCAAAGCAAACGAACAGGCTGGACTCCAACAGGGAAGCTGCCCTTGTGAACACGGTGGTGACCCCACTGCTGAACCCTGTCATCTACACTCTGCGGAACAAGCAGGTCCACCAGGCTCTGAGG